In a genomic window of Pseudoglutamicibacter albus:
- a CDS encoding alkaline phosphatase family protein: MTDFSIPQFGRGADAHGGVDADAQSIPAGDTELPAAPDYGRGTLNMVVPTIDAALSAWHGVVPVCSASFSEANADGLIPGLEPARRAVMVMVDGLGSELIERYGGHAPVIRQAMKHESSRTLSTVFPTTTAAALTAMGTGLAPAEHGIVGYDAVAPDPAGGRRLVNQLGGWPEDLDPGQWQPNPTCFERMETVRRVVTVSRDKFEHSALTRSSLRGGEFVGVTTPHARVAATLAELKHKDVFVYLYWDDLDKAGHAYGVASEKWLHELEELDAAMGRLIAKLPADTLVVLTADHGMVDIPREGRIDYSQFPELIDGVELTAGEPRAVQLHFEQHTPQVQRDAVVAAWKERFGADAWILTREEYVELGWFGASFRDGVLERAGDVVIAAHGPIALYDGRRVSPHAFQMIGQHGSLTEAERRIPFAVLA; this comes from the coding sequence ATGACTGATTTTTCGATCCCACAGTTCGGTCGCGGTGCTGATGCTCACGGCGGCGTGGATGCGGACGCTCAAAGCATCCCCGCAGGTGATACTGAGCTGCCTGCGGCCCCAGATTATGGCCGCGGAACCCTGAACATGGTGGTCCCAACGATCGATGCGGCACTGTCGGCATGGCATGGCGTCGTGCCTGTGTGTTCGGCGTCTTTCAGCGAAGCGAACGCTGACGGGCTGATCCCGGGGCTTGAACCCGCTCGCCGGGCGGTCATGGTCATGGTTGATGGCCTTGGTTCTGAGCTGATCGAACGTTACGGCGGGCACGCCCCGGTGATCCGCCAGGCGATGAAGCATGAAAGCTCGCGGACGCTATCCACGGTGTTCCCGACCACGACCGCCGCGGCCCTGACAGCGATGGGCACCGGGCTCGCCCCAGCTGAGCACGGCATCGTGGGTTATGACGCGGTGGCACCGGATCCTGCAGGGGGCCGGCGTTTAGTCAACCAGCTGGGTGGTTGGCCGGAAGATCTTGACCCGGGGCAGTGGCAACCGAATCCGACGTGTTTCGAGCGCATGGAGACCGTGCGCCGCGTGGTGACCGTTTCGCGGGATAAGTTCGAGCACTCAGCGCTGACTCGTTCTAGCCTGCGCGGCGGAGAGTTCGTGGGCGTGACTACACCGCATGCGCGCGTTGCCGCTACGTTGGCTGAGTTGAAACACAAAGACGTGTTCGTGTACCTGTACTGGGACGACCTCGATAAAGCCGGCCACGCCTACGGTGTCGCATCAGAGAAATGGCTGCATGAGCTTGAAGAGCTCGATGCGGCGATGGGCCGGCTGATCGCTAAGCTGCCTGCGGACACGCTGGTGGTTTTGACCGCTGATCACGGGATGGTGGATATTCCGCGCGAGGGGCGAATCGATTATTCGCAGTTCCCTGAGCTGATCGATGGGGTCGAGCTGACGGCGGGGGAGCCTCGCGCGGTTCAGCTGCATTTTGAACAGCACACTCCGCAGGTTCAGCGCGATGCGGTGGTTGCGGCGTGGAAGGAACGCTTCGGGGCGGATGCGTGGATTCTCACGCGTGAGGAATACGTTGAGCTCGGCTGGTTCGGCGCTTCGTTCCGTGACGGGGTGTTAGAGCGTGCCGGTGACGTTGTGATTGCCGCGCACGGCCCGATCGCACTCTATGACGGGCGACGGGTTTCGCCACACGCGTTCCAGATGATCGGGCAGCACGGATCGCTCACTGAAGCGGAACGTCGGATCCCGTTCGCCGTGCTCGCGTAG
- a CDS encoding DNA gyrase/topoisomerase IV subunit A codes for MATSSKSSKGATRSKGTAAAQAKAAWEEVEEHIIDVDVTSEMEASFLEYAYSVIYSRALPDARDGLKPVQRRILYMMRQMGLAPNKGHVKSARVTGEVMGKLHPHGDAAIYDAMVRMAQSFSLRLPLVDGHGNFGSLDDGPAAARYTEARLADSAIDMTDDLDEDVVNFVPNYDSRLVQPEVLPAAFPNLLVNGSSGIAVGMATNIAPHNPGEVIAGARHLIENPDASLKDIMKFIPGPDLPSGGTIVGLDGVKKAYETGRGVFRTRAKVELEKVTARKQALVVTELPYGVGPEKVIEKIKDAADAKKLTGVSDVVDLTDRHHGLRLVIELKTGFNPNAVLAALYKHTPMEDSFGINNVALVDGQPRQLGLLEMLQVYVDHRLDVVRRRTQFRHTKRKDRLHLVEGLLIAILDIDEVIRIVRDSEDTASARAALRERFSLSEPQADHILELRLRQLTKFSQVELEAEKKKLEEEIAYLEGILGSDAKLRELVSGELAEVAERHHSPRRTVLMAKPKDVPLAGTVMPEPDEGAGSAKKPMSMQVADTECFVVLSATGKLVRTHGRDEVLGQRRSRHDVIASLVPTTARGHIGLLTNTGRMARISVVEIPQVLPGSNGVPLGDGVAATEFMAVERREKIIAALPLDEVFALGTAHGVVKRVNPDYPVTTDEWPAVTLKAGDEVIGAATCPDTAELVFVSREAQLLRFGADKVRPQGRTGGGVAGIKLGAKDTALFFGVVLNEADAVAVTIADGPEPLPGAEGGSAKVTPLVEFPAKGRGTMGVRAHRFLKGEDHLVAAWVGAGPARGASKGGMARALPLEYGRRDGSGVPLTQAVDIMGPASSSVALKPADDAVAAGAEAAAGTASANTAAADTAETESVKPATKQPAPSQRSASSQRRAPVQPEMDSLPFDDDGVSIEPGNRVDLRGNKEK; via the coding sequence ATGGCGACCTCGTCGAAGAGTTCCAAAGGCGCAACGCGTTCCAAGGGAACAGCGGCCGCGCAAGCGAAGGCTGCGTGGGAAGAGGTTGAGGAACACATCATCGATGTGGATGTCACCAGCGAGATGGAGGCGTCCTTCCTCGAATACGCGTATTCGGTGATCTATTCGCGCGCCCTGCCGGATGCCCGCGATGGCCTCAAACCGGTTCAGCGCCGCATCCTCTACATGATGCGGCAGATGGGCCTGGCGCCGAACAAGGGCCACGTCAAGAGCGCGCGTGTGACCGGCGAGGTCATGGGTAAGCTGCACCCGCACGGTGATGCCGCGATCTACGATGCGATGGTGCGCATGGCGCAATCGTTCTCGTTGCGTTTGCCGCTGGTTGATGGGCACGGTAACTTCGGCTCGCTCGATGACGGTCCGGCCGCTGCCCGCTATACGGAGGCGCGGCTGGCTGATTCCGCGATCGATATGACCGATGACCTCGATGAGGACGTGGTCAATTTTGTTCCGAACTATGATTCCCGGCTTGTGCAGCCGGAAGTGCTTCCGGCAGCTTTCCCGAATCTTTTGGTCAACGGTTCTTCCGGTATCGCGGTGGGTATGGCCACCAATATCGCCCCGCACAACCCGGGCGAGGTGATCGCTGGTGCACGGCATTTGATCGAGAACCCTGATGCGAGCCTGAAAGACATCATGAAGTTCATCCCGGGCCCGGACCTGCCTTCTGGCGGGACCATCGTGGGCTTGGATGGGGTGAAGAAGGCCTATGAGACGGGCCGCGGCGTGTTCCGGACCCGCGCCAAGGTTGAGTTGGAGAAGGTCACCGCCCGCAAGCAGGCGCTGGTGGTCACCGAGCTGCCCTATGGTGTGGGCCCGGAGAAGGTCATCGAGAAGATCAAGGACGCCGCGGATGCGAAGAAACTCACCGGTGTCTCCGATGTTGTGGACCTGACGGACCGGCACCACGGTTTGCGTCTGGTGATTGAGCTGAAGACCGGCTTCAACCCCAACGCCGTGCTTGCGGCTTTGTATAAGCACACGCCGATGGAAGATTCCTTTGGCATCAACAACGTTGCGTTGGTGGATGGCCAGCCGCGGCAGCTCGGTTTGCTTGAGATGCTGCAGGTGTATGTGGATCACCGTCTGGATGTGGTGCGCCGCCGCACCCAGTTCCGCCACACTAAACGCAAGGATCGGTTGCATCTGGTTGAGGGTTTGCTGATTGCGATCCTCGATATCGATGAGGTGATCCGGATTGTCAGGGACTCTGAGGACACCGCGAGCGCCCGCGCCGCATTGCGTGAGCGGTTCTCGCTATCCGAGCCGCAGGCTGATCACATCCTTGAGTTGCGTTTGCGTCAGCTGACCAAGTTCTCTCAGGTTGAGCTTGAGGCTGAGAAGAAGAAACTTGAAGAGGAGATCGCTTACCTCGAGGGGATCCTCGGTTCGGATGCGAAACTGCGTGAGCTGGTTTCCGGTGAGCTCGCCGAGGTTGCTGAGCGCCACCACTCCCCTCGCCGCACGGTTCTGATGGCTAAACCGAAGGATGTTCCACTGGCTGGCACGGTGATGCCGGAGCCGGATGAGGGCGCGGGCTCGGCGAAGAAGCCGATGTCGATGCAGGTTGCTGACACCGAGTGTTTCGTTGTGCTCTCTGCCACCGGCAAGCTGGTGCGCACACACGGCCGGGACGAGGTTTTGGGTCAGCGGCGTTCCCGCCATGACGTGATCGCTTCCCTTGTGCCGACAACCGCGCGCGGCCACATCGGTTTGCTCACGAACACGGGACGGATGGCGCGCATCAGCGTGGTTGAGATCCCGCAGGTTCTGCCTGGCTCTAACGGTGTCCCACTGGGTGATGGTGTGGCCGCGACCGAGTTCATGGCTGTTGAGCGCCGCGAAAAGATCATCGCCGCGCTCCCGCTGGATGAGGTTTTCGCTCTGGGGACCGCCCACGGCGTTGTGAAACGTGTGAACCCGGACTACCCAGTCACAACCGATGAATGGCCTGCGGTCACGTTGAAGGCCGGCGACGAGGTGATCGGCGCCGCCACGTGCCCCGATACCGCGGAGCTCGTGTTCGTTTCGCGTGAGGCTCAGCTGTTGCGTTTCGGCGCGGATAAGGTCCGCCCGCAGGGCCGTACCGGTGGCGGTGTTGCCGGCATCAAGCTGGGGGCTAAAGATACCGCGTTGTTCTTCGGTGTTGTTCTTAACGAGGCCGATGCGGTGGCGGTCACGATTGCGGACGGCCCTGAACCGCTCCCTGGTGCCGAGGGCGGTTCCGCTAAAGTCACGCCACTGGTGGAGTTCCCGGCGAAGGGTCGCGGCACGATGGGTGTTCGCGCGCACCGGTTCCTTAAGGGCGAAGACCACCTTGTGGCCGCGTGGGTCGGTGCTGGGCCTGCTCGTGGCGCTTCCAAGGGCGGTATGGCCCGCGCGTTGCCGCTGGAATACGGCCGCCGCGACGGTTCCGGTGTCCCGTTGACACAAGCCGTTGACATCATGGGCCCGGCTAGTTCTTCGGTTGCGCTCAAGCCGGCCGACGACGCGGTTGCGGCCGGCGCTGAAGCCGCAGCTGGCACCGCTTCGGCAAACACTGCGGCGGCTGACACTGCCGAGACTGAGTCGGTCAAACCAGCTACGAAGCAACCGGCGCCGTCGCAACGTTCCGCCTCATCGCAACGCCGTGCCCCGGTCCAGCCGGAGATGGATTCGCTGCCGTTCGATGACGATGGCGTATCGATCGAACCCGGCAACCGGGTGGACCTACGCGGGAACAAAGAGAAGTAG
- a CDS encoding bifunctional acetate--CoA ligase family protein/GNAT family N-acetyltransferase: MASVAQNPGSDTPSTYPSHWEADVVLRDGSTAHVRPVTPADADGLQQMHSQQSERSIYLRYFTYKSKLTDKELRNFTEVDHYNRVCLVVERRNEIVGVGRFDRLGAKFGGSESEAEVAFNIRDDFHGRGLGSILLEHLVTAGRELGIERFTAEVLPENRAMLTVFMQAGFDISRRFEDGVVMVDFPIDPTDRSREVMEAREHRAEALSLAALMRAESVAVVGAINKPGSVAGAVAQNIRSAGFTGTLYCVDPYLDKLEALDSSAGDEAVASGCVASLRDIEASVDVVVAVQRPADVMEVVEDAAAVNARGLVVISSGFHTPEAFEIQRKLVHAARNYGMRVIGPASLGYGNNASDVRLHASVSTPVSPAGGVGLFSHSAASGIMLEAAAQRRGIGISSWVNSGNRADVSGNDLMQYWEDDEATSVVAMYLESFGNPRKFTRLASRLSATKPVIVAKSETMGLVLPPGHAVRQLGAPVGVVDAILRQAGVVRVATQDELMDTALLFSTAGVPKGNKVALVSNSAALAMTAADLAGQNGLEAISTDSSLLLAGVSDPAALVTEAIQKALENDEADAVAVVLLPAVGVNHEALADRVAESLGSTDRPVVACLIGVSGAETPGTDRGGRVTVFATLSTMFRALGHGAEYSAWQQRDWGVPAPPEGIDIAAARALVDKAVEGIEGTGMGRLSADETAELLGHYGLTVVPATTFEDVEEGVAAANEYGYPVALKVASGHLRHRMDMGGVRLGITSEEELRQAVEQMREDIAVTRETRLEVQPMVDRGQACTVISIEDPLMGPVVSFGLSGDAVDLLDDWAHATPPLSPGILEDMVSRPKTAQKLTGYHGLPHFDTEALKDTLHRISELKEQHPEVVRMEFVPLQVMEDGVAVLSAAIYVGNPDQRTDSARRSMSIPQR; this comes from the coding sequence ATGGCCTCCGTAGCGCAGAACCCGGGATCTGACACTCCGTCGACGTATCCATCGCATTGGGAAGCCGATGTGGTGCTTCGCGACGGCTCGACCGCCCATGTGCGTCCTGTGACGCCCGCGGACGCTGATGGTTTGCAGCAAATGCATTCCCAGCAGTCTGAACGATCTATCTATTTGCGTTACTTCACGTATAAGTCCAAGCTCACCGATAAAGAGCTGCGGAACTTCACGGAGGTTGATCACTATAACCGTGTGTGCCTCGTGGTGGAGCGGCGCAACGAGATTGTAGGTGTTGGTCGTTTCGATCGGCTCGGGGCCAAGTTCGGCGGTAGCGAGTCAGAGGCTGAGGTCGCGTTCAACATCCGCGATGACTTCCACGGCCGTGGCCTGGGCTCGATTCTGCTTGAACACTTGGTGACGGCGGGCCGTGAGTTGGGTATCGAGCGTTTCACAGCGGAGGTTCTTCCGGAGAACCGTGCGATGCTCACGGTGTTCATGCAGGCCGGTTTCGATATTTCGCGGCGTTTTGAAGACGGCGTTGTGATGGTCGATTTCCCGATTGACCCTACGGATCGTTCGCGTGAGGTCATGGAGGCGCGCGAGCACCGTGCTGAGGCGTTGTCGCTGGCTGCTTTGATGCGTGCTGAATCGGTTGCTGTGGTGGGTGCGATCAACAAGCCGGGTTCGGTGGCAGGTGCTGTTGCGCAGAATATCCGTTCGGCAGGTTTCACGGGGACGCTGTACTGCGTTGACCCGTATCTTGACAAGCTCGAAGCCCTCGATTCGTCCGCTGGGGATGAGGCGGTGGCTTCTGGCTGTGTTGCCTCGCTGCGAGATATCGAGGCATCCGTCGATGTGGTGGTTGCCGTGCAGCGGCCTGCTGATGTGATGGAGGTTGTTGAGGATGCCGCTGCGGTGAATGCCCGCGGTCTTGTGGTGATCTCGTCTGGTTTCCACACTCCTGAAGCGTTTGAGATTCAGCGAAAGCTGGTGCATGCGGCACGTAACTACGGTATGCGCGTGATTGGCCCGGCATCGCTGGGTTATGGCAATAATGCTTCCGATGTGCGTCTGCACGCATCTGTTTCCACACCGGTATCGCCTGCTGGCGGGGTTGGGCTTTTCAGCCATTCGGCGGCTTCCGGGATCATGCTTGAAGCGGCCGCTCAGCGCCGTGGCATCGGTATTTCTTCTTGGGTCAATTCCGGTAACCGCGCGGATGTTTCGGGTAATGACCTGATGCAGTACTGGGAAGATGACGAAGCGACCAGCGTGGTCGCGATGTATCTGGAGAGCTTCGGTAATCCGCGTAAGTTCACCCGTTTGGCGAGCCGTCTTTCAGCGACGAAACCTGTGATTGTCGCGAAGTCGGAGACGATGGGCCTGGTCTTGCCTCCTGGGCATGCGGTGCGTCAGCTCGGCGCCCCGGTAGGTGTGGTGGACGCGATTTTGCGGCAGGCCGGCGTTGTACGTGTCGCTACGCAGGACGAGCTCATGGATACCGCGCTGTTGTTCTCTACCGCCGGTGTTCCGAAGGGTAATAAGGTCGCGCTGGTTTCTAATTCGGCGGCACTTGCGATGACGGCGGCGGATTTGGCTGGCCAGAACGGCCTAGAGGCTATCAGCACGGATTCTTCGCTGTTGCTGGCTGGTGTTTCGGACCCGGCCGCGCTCGTGACGGAAGCGATCCAGAAGGCACTTGAGAACGACGAGGCCGACGCTGTAGCTGTTGTGTTGCTTCCCGCTGTTGGCGTGAATCATGAGGCGCTCGCCGACCGGGTCGCTGAGAGCCTCGGCTCTACTGATAGGCCGGTTGTCGCGTGCCTGATCGGTGTTTCGGGTGCTGAGACTCCAGGTACTGACCGGGGCGGGCGCGTCACGGTGTTTGCGACCTTGTCCACGATGTTCAGAGCACTGGGGCACGGCGCTGAGTATTCGGCGTGGCAACAACGCGATTGGGGTGTTCCAGCCCCGCCGGAAGGCATCGATATCGCGGCGGCGCGTGCCTTGGTTGATAAAGCTGTCGAGGGTATCGAGGGTACCGGGATGGGGCGGCTTTCCGCTGATGAGACCGCGGAGCTTCTGGGCCACTACGGTTTGACGGTGGTTCCGGCCACGACCTTCGAAGACGTCGAAGAAGGTGTGGCTGCCGCTAACGAGTACGGATATCCGGTTGCGCTTAAGGTCGCCTCGGGGCACCTTCGGCACCGCATGGACATGGGCGGAGTCCGGCTGGGCATCACGTCTGAGGAGGAGTTGCGCCAAGCGGTTGAACAGATGCGTGAAGACATCGCGGTGACGCGTGAAACACGGCTTGAAGTCCAGCCGATGGTGGACCGCGGTCAGGCGTGCACGGTGATTTCGATCGAGGACCCGCTGATGGGCCCAGTGGTTTCGTTCGGTTTGAGCGGAGATGCCGTGGATCTGCTCGATGACTGGGCGCACGCGACACCTCCGCTTTCACCGGGAATCCTTGAGGACATGGTGTCTAGGCCTAAGACCGCGCAGAAGCTGACCGGCTATCACGGGTTGCCGCACTTCGATACCGAAGCGCTCAAAGACACTCTGCACCGCATCTCTGAGTTGAAGGAACAACACCCGGAGGTTGTGCGGATGGAGTTCGTCCCGCTCCAGGTCATGGAAGACGGCGTTGCGGTGCTCTCTGCGGCGATTTATGTGGGGAACCCGGATCAGCGCACCGATTCGGCACGCCGCTCGATGAGCATCCCGCAACGCTAG
- a CDS encoding DUF5998 family protein, with translation MSDTSSSLPADQALRLELERAGFYPDLTSDIVNEELEGAVPRRHYLHLETHVEAVEVHRHAIVLVLTDAELIILHIDDAQYAADGQPIATFSVESVPLQRLHTVVLSGVVARPAEYKPGQSPRELTFSLSWSGSARAELAPAQCGDPECIADHGLTGQLSKEDLAMRVSADADGQKALDAARQFARDVRRACSAAAYGRTW, from the coding sequence ATGTCTGATACCTCGTCTTCACTGCCGGCTGATCAAGCGCTGCGTCTGGAACTAGAGCGGGCCGGGTTCTATCCGGACCTGACCTCGGACATCGTTAACGAGGAGCTTGAGGGTGCGGTGCCGCGTCGTCATTATCTGCATCTTGAGACGCACGTTGAGGCGGTTGAGGTTCACCGGCATGCGATCGTTTTGGTGCTCACTGACGCAGAGCTGATCATTCTGCATATCGATGACGCGCAGTACGCGGCTGATGGCCAGCCGATCGCGACGTTCTCGGTTGAGTCGGTTCCGTTGCAGCGTTTGCATACCGTGGTGCTTTCGGGTGTTGTTGCGCGGCCTGCCGAGTATAAGCCGGGGCAGTCGCCGCGGGAGCTCACGTTTTCGCTTTCATGGTCAGGCAGTGCCCGAGCCGAGCTCGCTCCGGCACAGTGTGGTGACCCTGAATGCATCGCTGATCACGGCCTCACGGGGCAGCTGAGTAAGGAAGACCTTGCGATGCGTGTTTCAGCGGATGCCGATGGCCAGAAAGCGCTCGATGCGGCCCGCCAGTTCGCTAGGGATGTTCGGCGTGCGTGCTCTGCCGCTGCCTACGGGCGGACGTGGTAA